The sequence CCACAGGAGTGATCTAATCACTGGGTTAAAGTCTACAAGGGAATCAGCACCATTACCGCCTCTTCCATTCCTATCCATTTTGTCAGTGTGGCCCTACACTGTCTTTGTTTTTACATTGAAAAGTATCCAGGAAGGAAAGGAGATGTTCCATTTCTGTTCatgtaaaaatatttccttcGACCCCACAGGACATTTTTGTCAATGTTTTCCAGTTTGCCAAACATTTAGGGAATTTTCAGATTTGGTTCAGATTGAACTgaatttgtttttcaattttttgtaACCACCCATGAACTAAAAAATCAGCTATTGCCCCAGCTCTATCCATTTCTCACTCACCATAACCAGAGCTGTACAATTCCCAGAATTCCTATTCTTCAGAGTCCATAGTACTTTCCAACAGAACGAAGAGTATGACCTCACAGCTAACCTGCTCATGTGGTATAAACATCTAGTGTCTGATATGACTTTTTCTTTCTGGTTCATTTATATGGTAGAGAAAACTCACCCTTTCCATATTATTTTGTATTCAGTTCAGTGCAGATTCTCACAGAGGAGGCACACACACCATGCTCTCTTTTGGAAATGTTACCCTTGTTTTTACGAGTTTTGTCGCTCCCTTAACTTAAAATAAAGGCCATTGTGATGGAAATCACCTTTCTCCTCCACGTGCATGGATACCAACCAGGTGACAATCTCTACAACAACCCCATAGGGGACATAAAGGGCTGCAGAGTATCAGGAGGGTGTGCAAAACTCCCTTTGGTTCAGCCATAGAAATCCCACACTTCATACTTGCAACTGCATAACGAAACCAAACCCACGACAAAGCAGAGGGAGATAGATTAGATGCCCCCCTCTTCTTTCCCAATACAAATAGCTCTATGCTTTCGAAGCACATCACATATATTCACACATGTGAAACAGGTGCCTCCTGTAATTTTGCTGGGGTAATCGCCTAATAAAGCCCTGATTTTAGGTGGGGCCAGCAGGCCGTGTTGGAATACAaacagattaataataataacaatacaaTAATGAACAATACTCCCAAGGGCTCTGTGAAATTACATTGCAATGGGAAGGGAATTTAATTCACCCATTTCCACTCCCCATCACTAAACCAGTACTGAGTTAAACAGATTCAAGAATTGGTTAGGAGTTTATTCATTGCTCTCCTCAGGGCATCCTtcacctccttgttcctcaggctgtagatgagggggttcAACATGGGGATCACCAGCGGTTAAACCCTGAgaccactctgtctctctctgtggaaTAGCTGGAGGTGGGACATAAATATATGAAGAATTGGGTGCCATAAAACAGGACCACAGCGATCAAGTGGAaagtgcaggtggagaaggctttatgtcGGCCCTCAGCGGAGCGGATCTGCAGGATAGTGGAGATGATATAGACATAGGAGAGGAGGACAGTCACAAAAGTGCCCACTGTAAAGCAGCATGTGAAAATAAACATCACAATCTCATTGATTCGGGTGTCAGAACAGGAGAGCGCCAAGAGTGGGgggatgtcacagaagaaatgattGATGATGTTGGAGCTGCAGAATGACAGCCGAAATATAAAACTTGTGTATATCATTGAATCCACAATCCCCACAGCGAATGCCCCAGCCACCAGCTCTTTACAAAGCTGCATGGACATGGTGACTGTATAGACCAGCGGTTTACAGATGGCCACATAACGGTCATACGCCATCAGGGCCAGCAAGAGGCTCTCAGCATCTGCAAAAGCTATAGAGAGAGACATTTGCACAGCGCAGGCAGTTTTAGAAATGCTTTTCCTCTCAGTGAAGAAATTCAACAGCATCTTAGGGGAAATTGTAGAGGAAAAGAAAAGGTCACAGAAAGACAAAATACTGAGgaaaaagtacatgggggtgtggagtcGGGAATCAATCATGATTAACAAGATcatccccccattccccaccaggGTGATACCATAAATCAGTAGGAACACCACAAACAGGGGAACCTGCAGCTCCGGACGATCTGTCAATCCTGAGAGAATGAACTCAGTCGCCTCCGAGTGATTTCCCTTTTCCATCTCCTCTGAACAGAGATCAGACAGCTACAGAGATGTCGTCAGGTGAATGGTGCGAAAAACATGTCCCTTCTCCTTAATGAAGTGAGTGAAGATAAATGGAGGTCAGTTTCTCAATGGACATCAGTACCCGCTCAGGGAAGGGCTTAGTCCACAGAGCCAGATGTTCACAGCTGGTCATTCCAGGTGTTCGATAAGATGCACACACTGTGCAAATACAATAACCAGCAGGCTAATCATGCTCCACACAGAAACACTCCTGTTCACTAATCCAAACAGGAAACAGTGACTTGTGACTCTGCTGTGAGACAATCAGTCTGTAGAGATTATTCCTTAGCTAAAGAAGTGGTGAGAGTAAAGGAGTGTCAATCTTTCTACCCTCTTTGGGCAAGGGGAGCTCTGTGGCTTGACTAGTCGGGTTGGGATGAAGTTGGTTACTGTGCTAATTAAGCTTTCTGGCATTTACTGTAGCCTGTATGAAAACCCAGAGAAATAAGAGaaagcactgacttcaatgactaTGAAATTGCCTAATTTTTCCAACTAAGGAGGTTGCTCCTTTAGCTGAAGGGGTAGGAGTTGCGGCTGAGGCTTTAAGTGCTGGAGGTCTTGAATTTAATACCTGCTGATCCCCATAGTCTCCACGTGTGTGTGACTGTAATTCAGGACAAAACCACGTACCTGctgagaagaaagagagagatgtggtGGCATTTCTCCAATGACAGAAACTGCCAGTTTGGAGCATTTGGGAAATTTTATACTGAGATGTATGATCTGTGGGACATGATTCCTGAAGCAACTGGGAATACCTGAGCTCAGAGAGCCATAACACCTAATAAATGTGTTGAGTGAACCAAAGCCACCTTGGTGTAATTTGTGCCCtggggattaatttggcccactCTTTTCTACTGTGTTATTAAATGATGCAATTTCTACCAGAGTTACAGAGTATGAGGTTAGGGGTAGATTTCATCCTGCTGTTTTTAGTGCAAGTTGGGTCCTGGgtagagctagggttaccatattttgtgcctccaaaaggaggacactccacagggcacCGGCCCCGCCCCAGAcccgcccacgccccccgccccaactccgcctcttccccaaagtctccgccccctcccgtgcttcccgcgaacatttgatttgcgggaagcctgaagcaggtaagggggttgtggggggaggaggcgcggcccagtctggcccccccggcgtctccagcctgggtcggctcgggccctggggtgccggccccgggcccggctgagcacccccggcccgcccagcactgccagtccccggcccggcccccgggcccccgggcccccggccgagcacccccggcccccggcaccgcaccgcagGTCCCCGGCCCGTCCCCCGGCATCGCCCCACCGGCTCAGCACCGCACCGCTGTCCCGTCCCCCGaacccctggcccggcaccgcaccgccggcccggcccccgagcacccgcaccgccggccccgcatgtcccgattttcctggacatgtccagctttttgggatttccccccggacggggatttggagcccaaaaagccggacatgtccgggaaaatccggacgtatggtaaccctagtagagcTGATCCACAAAGGGTTATTTTTTTGTGGAGACCGAAATCTGTCACCCCAAATTTTTGCCCAGGAAACACTATGCCCCTACTTCCTCTAGGAGTCATGCTCATAAATCCTCCACCTGGTTTCTCTGCCTCCTGTGACCATGAGGTGCCTGGGGCAGaactcactgaaaatgccaatgtcagggcaggctgcaaaaaggagaatattccccaaactggtggttaacagAGTGTGACATTGCATCCAGAATTCTTTCTAGAAATATGCTCATGGCTggaaatatgacataactggaatatggtttATGCTAGATAGGCCATGTAACAGATCTCTGCacaggttatgatctactggatatattcatcctatttgcatgcatgtaccATTTTTtactcaaagttatgaatattggctaggtacttgtttgattttaagtaacctcagtgaagcatttggtcagcttccaGAGAAAAGACTTTTCTCAGTAAGttcccaatcaagaaacacttaagctaacAATTAACTTtgagagacgccaatccacatctgagctttcctgggaatgtggcttggctgatAAGCATCACAATCGTTCAGGGAcatatgacttgcccatgtgactctaaaactccattttgtaattGGATTCTGCACAGGGAGTGCGATGGGTGTTTACCCAGAGGAGAAAGTCTTTAAAAATCCCTGgcagacccctccattttgtcttcagctggctcaagagagaacctctccacccccaaggatacctgaaagaaactagaACAGataacagtaactacagggggtgtgagtgattgctggacccagactagggggagcctagtctgtaaaaggaagcttaatGGAACACcactgagggtgaggtttttatctgtgtTCGGTTTCATTACTGTATTAGAGATAGAtctgcgtgttttgttttattttattttacttgctaATTCACTttcttctgtctgttattacttggaaccccacaaatcctactttctgtacttaataaaatcactttttacttattaattagccCGGAGTATGTATTAgtacctgggaggggggggggggggcaaacagctgtgcatatctctctatcagtgttagagggCGTTAGAGtgttaagctttatacagggtaaaatggatttattcagggtttggaccccattgggagttgagaatctgagtgttaaagacaggaacatttcTCAAGCTGCGCTTCCcggtaagcctacagctgttaggggccgtggttcagacctgggtctgggtttgcagcaggctagcaggtcTGACTCAAACTAGGCAGGGCACTGAAgcagccagggcaggaaagcaggggcagaagtagtcttggcacatcagttggcagctcccaagggggtttctgtgatccaacccgtcacaggtggGTGCTCAGCGCTCTCTGAAAGTCCAGTCCTTTTGCGGTGCTTCAAGCatggcacccaaaatcactatttGCTTTTGAAAAGCTTGACTCCAGTGAGCAGCTTCACTCTTCTAGCCTTCgtcccccacctcagccccaaaCCCATGAAGGGAGCGAGTGCTAATGGGAATCAAACTCATATTATCATTCTTTTAACATCACTGTTTTTCCCCACTCAGCCGTGTGAAAGCCAGATCCCTAGCTGCTGTGTGTCAGCATAACTCTATTGATGCCAGAGGACCAGGTGTAAACAAGAAATGCTCTATTCAAGTTAATTGCCCGGATCTCTTGCTAATGTACATTGGCCATAAACACTGTGTcattcaatggggccagatccccaggtggCATAAATCAGCttagatccactgaagtcagtgggccagatccttagggGGTGTGAAGCAaagaagccccattgaagtctCTATACCAGATTCTTTGCTGGTGTAACTGACAT is a genomic window of Malaclemys terrapin pileata isolate rMalTer1 chromosome 4, rMalTer1.hap1, whole genome shotgun sequence containing:
- the LOC128835660 gene encoding olfactory receptor 1019-like encodes the protein MEKGNHSEATEFILSGLTDRPELQVPLFVVFLLIYGITLVGNGGMILLIMIDSRLHTPMYFFLSILSFCDLFFSSTISPKMLLNFFTERKSISKTACAVQMSLSIAFADAESLLLALMAYDRYVAICKPLVYTVTMSMQLCKELVAGAFAVGIVDSMIYTSFIFRLSFCSSNIINHFFCDIPPLLALSCSDTRINEIVMFIFTCCFTVGTFVTVLLSYVYIISTILQIRSAEGRHKAFSTCTFHLIAVVLFYGTQFFIYLCPTSSYSTERDRVVSGFNRW